Sequence from the Penicillium oxalicum strain HP7-1 chromosome IV, whole genome shotgun sequence genome:
CGCGCCATATGACCTGTTTTACTTCCAGGGCTCCGAGACCGTGCTTTACCGTGACCCCGAAAAGCATACCGCCCATGTCTCCTTCGATGGAGGCTCCAAATGGGAAACTGTCAAGGGACCCGATGGCAAGATGGAGGGTGCCGCAGCCCTCATCTGGCCGCATATGCATGATTCCAATCGTGCGTATATTCTGGGTGCCAAGGGCCAGCATTGGGTGACTACAGATCAGGCGAAGACATGGAAAGAATTCGAGATCCATGCACGCCTAGGCATTGACATAGGAATGTTGCCATTCGCATTCAACGGGTGGGATCCTAAAAAGGTTATTTTCATGGGGACAGACTGTTCGGGGCTGTTGGGATGTATACCCAAGGCCTGGTATACGACGGATGATTTTAAGACCGTGCACAAGTTGCAGGAATACTTCTATTCATGCATGTGGGCCGCAGGGACTCCCGAGTTTGGTCAGGGCCTGGATTTGCCGGCGAAAATGGGTGATCGGATTCTGTGTGTTGTGCCCGGGTCAAAGCCCGGGATGCACTCAGAACGGTTGATTGCTTCGGATGACTACTTTAAAGATGGCGTGGATGGAGTCGAGGTCAATCTTGATCGCGGACGACCTGTGACCGGACTCCAGATCATTGCGCGCTCCGTCAAGAAGTACATTGTGGTGGGTCTGCAGTCGCAGGGTACGACCGAGCAGGCACTGTACATCAGTGACGATTCCAATGAGTGGCATCGCGCGGAATTCCGCGGTCATCGGATCGAGCAGGATGCCTACACCGTGCTGGAGAGCACCAACTACAGCATTCAAATCGATGTGCAGACGACGCAGCATAAGAATAGCGTCGGtgtcctcttctcctccaatTCCAATGGGACCTATTTCACCCCCAACATTGAACATACCAATCGCGTCGAGGGGTTTGTCGACTTCGACAAAGTCGCCGATATTCAGGGCATTGTTATTGTGAACACGGTGAAGAACTGGGAGGAAGTGGAAAAATCCGAAAAGGCCGATAAAAAGCTCGTCAGCGGGATCAGTTTCGATGATGGTCGGACATTCCAGCCCATGAAAGCCGACGGTGACAAGCTCCACCTACATTCGATGACTTCCTATGATAAGATGCATAAACTTCCCGTGGGCCACATGTTCTCCAGCCCTGCACCTGGGATCGTCATGGGCGTGGGTAATACGGGTGATCATCTCAAAAAGTACTCCGATGGCGATCTCTACGTTTCTGACGACGCTGGTCTGACCTGGCGTCGTGCTCTGAAGGGCCCTCACCTTTTCAAATTCGGCGATCAGGGTGGTGTCATCGTGGCGGTCAGCGACGATGGCAAGACCGACAAAGTCAAGTATTCGTTGAATCACGGTAAAGACTGGGAAGATGACATTGAACTGGAGCATAAGATCAAGCCCATGTACGTCATGACTACTCCTGATGCGACCAGTCTTAAATTCTTGGTTGTTGGTGAATCCAGTGACAAGAAGAAATTCATGGTTTACAACATCGACTTCGACGGTTTGCACGAGCGCAAATGCGGCAAGGACGACCTGGAGCCCTGGTGGGCATTGCTTGACGAAGACCGCAAACCGAAATGTCTGATGGGTCATAAGCAAAAGTTTATGCGTCGCAAGGCGGATGCCGAATGCTTCATCAAAGAAGACAAGCTGGAGGCGCCCATTTTCGAACCGTGTGACTGCACCAAGGACGATTTCGAATGCGACTACAACTTTAAGCGCAACGACAAGAATGAATGCGTGCCAGCCGTACCTTTGACTCCTCCTTCGGGCGAGTGCAAGGAAAAGAGTGACAAGTTCAAGGGCCCCTCAGGCTGGCGACTCATTCCAGGAAATACTTGCAATCGTGTCGAGGGTCACAACTATGATGAGAAGATCGAGCGGTCTTGTGAAGACACGGTCGGCGCCCCTAGCGGTGgtggcggcagcggcggTGGAAGCGCCGGTGACGGCAAGGTCCACGCTGGCAAGGCGCATGAATTCGCCGGGGCTGACCTTGACTACTTCTACTTGGAGCGTCAAACGAGTAACTCTGGCGCCGATGAGaccatctttctcctttctGGCAAGAACGAGGTATTTGTTACCCATGACCACGCCAAGACCTGGGACCAACCGAAAGATCTCAAGGGCGTGGAAATTGTGGGTATCGTTCAACACCCCTACTACACCGACGGTGCATACTTCTTGACTGCTGGGGATACCGGCTACTCTACCATCAACCGCGGCGAAACGTTCAATAAGTTCAAACTGCCCACCTCAGTGGCGAATCGGGACAAGAATGGGCCCAATCCTCTAGCCTTCCATGAGAAGTACATggactggatgatttggatGGGCAATGATGACTGCAAGGGTGGTGACTGTGTTCCCAACGCATATTTCACCAAGAACCGAGGCGCAGACTGGGAAGGACCTGATCTTCGAGGTGTGGGCAGTTGTGTCTTCGCATACAACAGCAATCGCGAGAACAGCGAGAATCTCATTTTGTGCGAACAGTATGAAaaggagagcaagaaaaacAACCGCCAGCTCGTCTCGAGCGATTCTAAGGTTGACCGTTTCAGTGATCGCAAAGTGATCAACAACAACATCGCTCACTTTGTGACCATGAACGATTACATCGTCGTGGCTACGTTCCCCACTGAGAATCACAAGTATCTTAATGTCAGTACGAGTTTGGACGGTCGTGTCTTTGCGCAGGCCAACTTTCCGGTGAACGTCGATGTTCAGCAATACACCGTGCTTCCGGGCTCGACGAATGCACTTTTCCTCTTTGTCCAGCTCAATTCGGAAAAGGGCCGTGGCTACGGTCAGTTGGTCAAGAGCAACAGCAACGGCACATATTTTGTCTCAAGTTTGTCGGCCGTGAACGTGGATGATCGTGGATACGTGGACTTTGAGAAGATTGCCAACCTTGAAGGTGTTTCTCTGGCCAACGTAGTTGCCAATTACGACGAGCTGCAGAAGAAggaggcgaagaagaagcttcGCTCGGTGATCACCCACAATGACGGTGGTCAGTGGGCTTTCCTTGCTCCTCCCACCAAGGAcgccgagggcaagaagTTCAGCTGCTCAGTGACCGAGGGCAAGGGCACCGAGTCTTGTGCGCTTCATTTGCACAGCTACACTGAACGTCGCGACTGGCGCGATACAT
This genomic interval carries:
- a CDS encoding Vacuolar protein sorting/targeting protein 10, whose product is MIPRWLLFVVGLLLAWSAQPATAKGDKPKVSSESLDFAPYDLFYFQGSETVLYRDPEKHTAHVSFDGGSKWETVKGPDGKMEGAAALIWPHMHDSNRAYILGAKGQHWVTTDQAKTWKEFEIHARLGIDIGMLPFAFNGWDPKKVIFMGTDCSGLLGCIPKAWYTTDDFKTVHKLQEYFYSCMWAAGTPEFGQGLDLPAKMGDRILCVVPGSKPGMHSERLIASDDYFKDGVDGVEVNLDRGRPVTGLQIIARSVKKYIVVGLQSQGTTEQALYISDDSNEWHRAEFRGHRIEQDAYTVLESTNYSIQIDVQTTQHKNSVGVLFSSNSNGTYFTPNIEHTNRVEGFVDFDKVADIQGIVIVNTVKNWEEVEKSEKADKKLVSGISFDDGRTFQPMKADGDKLHLHSMTSYDKMHKLPVGHMFSSPAPGIVMGVGNTGDHLKKYSDGDLYVSDDAGLTWRRALKGPHLFKFGDQGGVIVAVSDDGKTDKVKYSLNHGKDWEDDIELEHKIKPMYVMTTPDATSLKFLVVGESSDKKKFMVYNIDFDGLHERKCGKDDLEPWWALLDEDRKPKCLMGHKQKFMRRKADAECFIKEDKLEAPIFEPCDCTKDDFECDYNFKRNDKNECVPAVPLTPPSGECKEKSDKFKGPSGWRLIPGNTCNRVEGHNYDEKIERSCEDTVGAPSGGGGSGGGSAGDGKVHAGKAHEFAGADLDYFYLERQTSNSGADETIFLLSGKNEVFVTHDHAKTWDQPKDLKGVEIVGIVQHPYYTDGAYFLTAGDTGYSTINRGETFNKFKLPTSVANRDKNGPNPLAFHEKYMDWMIWMGNDDCKGGDCVPNAYFTKNRGADWEGPDLRGVGSCVFAYNSNRENSENLILCEQYEKESKKNNRQLVSSDSKVDRFSDRKVINNNIAHFVTMNDYIVVATFPTENHKYLNVSTSLDGRVFAQANFPVNVDVQQYTVLPGSTNALFLFVQLNSEKGRGYGQLVKSNSNGTYFVSSLSAVNVDDRGYVDFEKIANLEGVSLANVVANYDELQKKEAKKKLRSVITHNDGGQWAFLAPPTKDAEGKKFSCSVTEGKGTESCALHLHSYTERRDWRDTFYSGSAIGILVGVGNVGPHLDSIDSDDVGTFLSNDGGISWNQVKKGRYMFEFGDAGSVIVLVREAEPTKTVFYSLDEGKTWTEFQFADTEVLVLDISTVPSDTSKSFVLWVREPKSSNRFATIPVDFSAIWDRECTPPDGKDATDDFYLWTPKHPSQDDNCVFGHVEQYHRKRPGKECWVNWRDPHVHRVESANCTCTRADFECDYNYEMQNDGSCGLVPGFQPPDHSLSCKKDPNQVEFWEPTGYRRIPQSTCEGGLELDKVQPRPCPNKEEEFERKHGISGIGLFFAIIIPIAAASAFGYFVYTRWDGKFGQIRLGETGGGGNFGGGASGLGGLFTRDSLLVAIPVTIIAGAVAAAQALPLLAMSLWRSVSGVVRARGRGYQRPYATRSSFASRRGDYTHVVDDEDELLGVDDIEDDEEA